The region ACAGCAACCAATTCGCGATCAGGTGAGGGAATTTGCCGAAAAGGAAGTTCTTCCAGTTTGTGAGGAATTGGATCGCAGAGAAGAATCGTTCTCCCATGAACACTACCAGAAGCTGGCTAAGGCCGGATATGTCGGTTTCGCTATGCCCAAGGAATACGGTGGTGGTGGATACTCTAGCCTTGAGTATGCAACGATGATCGAGGAACTCACCTATTGGGACGCGCCAACCGGATTGATGGCCGCCATACCGCAGCTGGCAACGTATCCTATCTACACCTTCGGTACCGAAGAGCAGAAGAAGAAATACGTATCCAAATGTGCTTCCGGCGAGATAATTCCGTCGTTCGTACTGACCGAGCGCAATGCCGGCTCTGACGCCTCCAATCAGAAAACCCTGGCGATCGCCGATGGTGATTATTTCGTTATCAACGGCGAGAAGATTTTCATCATGCATGGTGATGTATGCGACTTGGCGGTGCTGTTCTGCGTGATCGGAGATGCCAAGGCGACCCGCAAGAGAATCTCAACCATTATCGTTGAGACAGAT is a window of Candidatus Zixiibacteriota bacterium DNA encoding:
- a CDS encoding acyl-CoA dehydrogenase family protein, whose amino-acid sequence is MTYNIDDRQQPIRDQVREFAEKEVLPVCEELDRREESFSHEHYQKLAKAGYVGFAMPKEYGGGGYSSLEYATMIEELTYWDAPTGLMAAIPQLATYPIYTFGTEEQKKKYVSKCASGEIIPSFVLTERNAGSDASNQKTLAIADGDYFVINGEKIFIMHGDVCDLAVLFCVIGDAKATRKRISTIIVETDTPGWSSRTLQHKMGMRAATTGLITIENVKSPTENQLGDTGKGFRNHMNTL